From the Pongo pygmaeus isolate AG05252 chromosome X, NHGRI_mPonPyg2-v2.0_pri, whole genome shotgun sequence genome, one window contains:
- the DLG3 gene encoding disks large homolog 3 isoform X5, with amino-acid sequence MMNSSMSSGSGSLRTSEKRSLYVRALFDYDRTRDSCLPSQGLSFSYGDILHVINASDDEWWQARLVTPHGESEQIGVIPSKKRVEKKERARLKTVKFHARTGMIESNRSIKTKRKKSFRLSRKFPFYKSKENMAQESSIQEQGVTSNTSDSESSSKGQEDAILSYEPVTRQEIHYARPVIILGPMKDRVNDDLISEFPHKFGSCVPHTTRPRRDNEVDGQDYHFVVSREQMEKDIQDNKFIEAGQFNDNLYGTSIQSVRAVAERGKHCILDVSGNAIKRLQQAQLYPIAIFIKPKSIEALMEMNRRQTYEQANKIYDKAMKLEQEFGEYFTAIVQGDSLEEIYNKIKQIIEDQSGHYIWVPSPEKL; translated from the exons ATGATGAACAGCAGCATGAGCTCTGGGTCTGGGTCCCTCCGAACAAGTGAGAAGAGGTCCTTGTATGTCAG GGCCCTGTTTGATTATGATCGGACTCGGGACAGCTGCCTGCCAAGCCAGGGGCTCAGCTTCTCTTATGGTGACATTCTGCATGTCATTAATGCCTCTGATGATGAGTGGTGGCAGGCAAGGCTGGTGACCCCACATGGAGAAAGTGAGCAGATTGGTGTGATCCCCAGTAAGAAGAG ggtggaaaagaaagaaagagctcgATTGAAAACTGTGAAGTTCCATGCCAGGACGGGGATGATTGAGTCTAACAGG TCGATCAAAACGAAACGTAAAAAGAGTTTCCGCCTCTCTCGAaagtttccattttacaagagcaAAGAAAACATGGCCCAGGAGAGCAGCATACAGGAAC AGGGAGTGACATCCAACACCAGTGACAGCGAAAGCAGTTCCA AAGGACAAGAGGATGCTATTTTGTCATATGAGCCAGTGACACGGCAAGAAA TTCACTATGCAAGGCCTGTGATCATCCTGGGCCCAATGAAGGACCGAGTCAATGATGACCTGATCTCCGAATTTCCACATAAATTTGGATCCTGTGTGCCAC atACTACCCGGCCTCGACGTGATAATGAGGTGGATGGACAAGACTACCACTTTGTGGTGTCCCGAGAACAAATGGAGAAAGATATTCAGGACAACAAGTTCATTGAGGCGGGCCAATTTAATGATAACCTCTATGGGACCAGCATCCAGTCAGTGCGGGCAGTTGCAGAGAGG GGCAAGCACTGCATCTTAGATGTTTCCGGCAATGCTATCAAGAGACTGCAGCAAGCACAACTTTACCCCATTGCCATTTTCATCAAGCCCAAGTCCATTGAAGCCCTTAT GGAAATGAACCGAAGGCAGACATATGAACAAGCAAATAAGATCTATGACAAAGCCATGAAACTGGAGCAGGAATTTGGAGAGTACTTTACGG CCATTGTACAGGGTGACTCACTGGAAGAGATTtataacaaaatcaaacaaatcaTTGAGGACCAGTCTGGGCACTACATTTGGGTCCCATCCCCTGAAAAACTCTGA
- the DLG3 gene encoding disks large homolog 3 isoform X6: MMNSSMSSGSGSLRTSEKRSLYVRALFDYDRTRDSCLPSQGLSFSYGDILHVINASDDEWWQARLVTPHGESEQIGVIPSKKRVEKKERARLKTVKFHARTGMIESNRSIKTKRKKSFRLSRKFPFYKSKENMAQESSIQEQGQEDAILSYEPVTRQEIHYARPVIILGPMKDRVNDDLISEFPHKFGSCVPHTTRPRRDNEVDGQDYHFVVSREQMEKDIQDNKFIEAGQFNDNLYGTSIQSVRAVAERGKHCILDVSGNAIKRLQQAQLYPIAIFIKPKSIEALMEMNRRQTYEQANKIYDKAMKLEQEFGEYFTAIVQGDSLEEIYNKIKQIIEDQSGHYIWVPSPEKL; encoded by the exons ATGATGAACAGCAGCATGAGCTCTGGGTCTGGGTCCCTCCGAACAAGTGAGAAGAGGTCCTTGTATGTCAG GGCCCTGTTTGATTATGATCGGACTCGGGACAGCTGCCTGCCAAGCCAGGGGCTCAGCTTCTCTTATGGTGACATTCTGCATGTCATTAATGCCTCTGATGATGAGTGGTGGCAGGCAAGGCTGGTGACCCCACATGGAGAAAGTGAGCAGATTGGTGTGATCCCCAGTAAGAAGAG ggtggaaaagaaagaaagagctcgATTGAAAACTGTGAAGTTCCATGCCAGGACGGGGATGATTGAGTCTAACAGG TCGATCAAAACGAAACGTAAAAAGAGTTTCCGCCTCTCTCGAaagtttccattttacaagagcaAAGAAAACATGGCCCAGGAGAGCAGCATACAGGAAC AAGGACAAGAGGATGCTATTTTGTCATATGAGCCAGTGACACGGCAAGAAA TTCACTATGCAAGGCCTGTGATCATCCTGGGCCCAATGAAGGACCGAGTCAATGATGACCTGATCTCCGAATTTCCACATAAATTTGGATCCTGTGTGCCAC atACTACCCGGCCTCGACGTGATAATGAGGTGGATGGACAAGACTACCACTTTGTGGTGTCCCGAGAACAAATGGAGAAAGATATTCAGGACAACAAGTTCATTGAGGCGGGCCAATTTAATGATAACCTCTATGGGACCAGCATCCAGTCAGTGCGGGCAGTTGCAGAGAGG GGCAAGCACTGCATCTTAGATGTTTCCGGCAATGCTATCAAGAGACTGCAGCAAGCACAACTTTACCCCATTGCCATTTTCATCAAGCCCAAGTCCATTGAAGCCCTTAT GGAAATGAACCGAAGGCAGACATATGAACAAGCAAATAAGATCTATGACAAAGCCATGAAACTGGAGCAGGAATTTGGAGAGTACTTTACGG CCATTGTACAGGGTGACTCACTGGAAGAGATTtataacaaaatcaaacaaatcaTTGAGGACCAGTCTGGGCACTACATTTGGGTCCCATCCCCTGAAAAACTCTGA